The following coding sequences are from one Arcobacter nitrofigilis DSM 7299 window:
- a CDS encoding TRAP transporter large permease yields MIGVVMFFTALFMLLIGFPVAFTFGAVSVFFGLIAGIVEIGFDGSLHSLIEGLHEGVLMFDYMPFRIYAIQQNTILMAIPMFIFMGIVLQKTGLAEKLLESMGFLFGEVRGGVAISTVLVGTLLAASTGVVGASVVAMGVISLPVMMKYKYNVPLAAGTICASGTLGQIIPPSLVLIILGDVFQVPVGDLFSSAVWPGLALVVAYILFILIVSYFKKDMAPAIPKHADMGTKKQQIVQALIAIIPSLTLIVLVLGSIFEGVATPTESAAVGCLGAIFLSLMYRTFTTAMVKEAALESVKITSMVFAILIGATAFSMVFSYTGGEDIVHDFMLNLPGGDGKWSFIIFTMLAILFLGFFIDFIEISYIIVPILIPVSQTLGIDPVWFAILIAMNLQTSFLTPPFGFALFYLKGCAPDGVRTIDIYKGVLPFILIQIIVLALVAFYPQIFGMSITN; encoded by the coding sequence ATGATTGGTGTAGTAATGTTTTTTACAGCATTATTTATGCTGTTAATTGGCTTTCCAGTTGCCTTTACTTTTGGTGCTGTTTCTGTATTTTTTGGATTAATCGCTGGAATTGTAGAAATTGGTTTTGATGGTAGTTTACATAGCTTGATTGAAGGTCTTCATGAGGGTGTTTTGATGTTTGATTATATGCCTTTTAGGATTTATGCAATTCAACAAAATACTATTTTGATGGCTATTCCTATGTTTATTTTTATGGGTATAGTTTTACAAAAAACTGGTCTTGCTGAAAAATTACTTGAATCTATGGGATTCTTATTTGGAGAAGTTAGAGGTGGAGTTGCAATTTCAACTGTACTTGTAGGAACACTACTTGCTGCTTCTACTGGAGTTGTGGGAGCATCTGTTGTAGCTATGGGGGTTATTTCACTTCCTGTTATGATGAAATACAAATATAACGTCCCACTCGCTGCTGGAACAATCTGTGCCTCTGGAACACTAGGGCAGATTATTCCTCCTTCTTTAGTATTAATTATATTGGGTGATGTATTCCAAGTTCCTGTTGGTGATCTGTTTTCATCTGCTGTTTGGCCAGGACTTGCACTTGTTGTTGCTTATATTCTTTTTATATTAATTGTTTCATATTTTAAAAAAGATATGGCACCCGCTATTCCAAAACATGCAGATATGGGAACAAAAAAACAACAAATAGTTCAAGCACTTATTGCAATTATTCCTTCACTTACTCTTATTGTTTTAGTTTTAGGTTCTATTTTTGAAGGTGTTGCAACGCCAACAGAATCTGCTGCAGTTGGATGTTTAGGGGCGATTTTCTTATCTTTGATGTATAGAACTTTTACAACTGCTATGGTAAAAGAAGCTGCTTTAGAATCTGTTAAAATCACATCAATGGTATTTGCTATTTTAATTGGTGCAACAGCCTTTTCTATGGTATTTTCATATACAGGTGGAGAAGATATTGTTCATGACTTTATGTTGAACTTGCCAGGTGGTGATGGGAAATGGTCATTTATAATATTTACAATGTTAGCTATATTATTTTTAGGTTTCTTTATTGATTTTATAGAAATTTCATATATAATAGTGCCAATATTAATTCCTGTTTCACAAACATTAGGAATTGACCCAGTATGGTTTGCTATTTTAATAGCTATGAATTTACAAACATCTTTCTTAACCCCACCGTTTGGGTTTGCACTCTTTTATTTAAAAGGCTGTGCCCCAGATGGAGTGAGGACAATAGATATTTACAAAGGTGTTTTACCGTTTATTTTAATACAAATTATTGTATTAGCACTAGTTGCATTCTATCCACAAATATTTGGAATGAGTATTACAAACTAA
- a CDS encoding TRAP transporter substrate-binding protein → MKMFSKTTKLLVASVVLAGLSTASLAADKVYKWKLATTWGPTLHPFIDAPTKMAEMVEKMSNGRLLIRVDAANKHKAPFGVLDMVQGGQYEMGHSASYYWKGKDINLLPFTTMPFGMTAPEQYAWFYYGGGMELMEKAYAPHKMLSFPGGNTGAQMGGWFRKEIKTLDDLKGLKMRIPGFAGEIMAKLGLTVTNIAPGELYTSLERGTIDALEWVGPGMDINMGFHKIAPYYYTGWHEPATELQFLVNKRAYDKLPKDLQAILVTAMKLSSYDMYIQNYDMSATAWEKMKKDYPNIKVETFPKPVMDAMKKANQELRKEMVVGHPLLKEVLDSQEAYQKKVREWTKMSDYLYLKDNL, encoded by the coding sequence ATGAAAATGTTTAGTAAAACAACTAAGTTACTTGTAGCTTCAGTAGTACTTGCGGGGCTTAGTACTGCTTCATTAGCTGCAGATAAAGTATATAAATGGAAGTTAGCGACAACTTGGGGGCCTACGCTACATCCATTTATTGATGCACCTACAAAAATGGCAGAAATGGTAGAAAAAATGTCTAATGGTAGACTTTTAATTAGAGTAGATGCTGCTAATAAACATAAAGCTCCATTTGGTGTTTTAGATATGGTACAAGGGGGTCAATATGAAATGGGGCACTCTGCATCATATTATTGGAAAGGTAAAGATATCAATCTATTACCATTTACAACAATGCCATTTGGTATGACTGCACCTGAGCAATATGCATGGTTCTATTACGGTGGGGGAATGGAATTAATGGAAAAAGCTTATGCACCACATAAAATGCTATCTTTCCCTGGAGGAAATACTGGGGCTCAAATGGGTGGATGGTTTAGAAAAGAGATTAAAACACTTGATGACTTAAAAGGTCTTAAAATGAGAATTCCAGGTTTTGCAGGGGAAATTATGGCAAAACTAGGTCTTACAGTTACAAATATTGCTCCAGGTGAATTATATACTTCACTTGAAAGAGGAACAATTGATGCCTTAGAATGGGTTGGGCCTGGAATGGATATCAATATGGGATTCCATAAAATTGCACCTTATTACTATACAGGTTGGCATGAACCAGCAACTGAGTTACAATTTTTAGTAAATAAAAGAGCATATGATAAACTTCCAAAAGATTTACAAGCGATTTTAGTAACAGCAATGAAATTAAGTTCATATGATATGTATATTCAAAATTATGACATGAGTGCAACAGCTTGGGAAAAAATGAAAAAAGATTACCCAAATATTAAAGTTGAAACTTTTCCAAAACCAGTTATGGATGCTATGAAAAAAGCAAACCAAGAACTAAGAAAAGAGATGGTTGTAGGTCATCCTTTATTAAAAGAAGTTTTAGATTCACAAGAAGCTTATCAAAAGAAAGTTAGAGAATGGACAAAAATGTCAGACTACTTATACTTAAAAGATAATTTATAA
- a CDS encoding FAD-binding and (Fe-S)-binding domain-containing protein, producing MLEGKYKDFLESISKDIEHNRIFTDKLHTLVYGTDASFYRLLPKIVIKADNSNEVQVIIKEAYKRELPITFRAGGTSLSGQAISDSILIITSRKFTNFKLAEDKSYISLEPAITGEQANNILKEFNKKIGPDPASINAAMIGGIAANNASGMCCGTAQNSYKTLKSIKLIMADGTRLDTASEKSKKEFKKEHGKLLNDLKELAKITKDNKELSKLIEKKYKIKNTCGYSLNALIDYEDEFDILSHLIIGSEGTLAFIEEVTYNTVEDYPNKASALIFFENIKDACDAVAKIKLAKDDKKIVVDAVELMDNKALKSVQDKEGMPEYLKEFNNEVTALLVETRASKKTLLTKQTKEIETLLSEFTTVREIEFTSKVEEYTLFWKIRKGLFPAVGAVRKIGTTVIIEDVAYPIESLSEATLELQSLFEKHGYHEALIFGHALDGNFHFVFTQDFNDEKEIKRYDEFMNDVTNSVALKYQGSLKAEHGTGRNMAAFIELEWGKAAFNMMESIKNIFDPSGILNPGVIINHDKQAHLKNLKPLPQTNDLVDTCIECGFCEPMCPSNAITFTPRHRIVANREISRLESIGEQKEADELKEAYVYDGIETCATCSLCSTACPVGIDTGALTKYLRHERITPTQDKIATFIANNFSTTLSGMRVGLKGANLVHNIVGTSLMSGMTSSFRKLLGTPKWSPTLPSGLSINKKFVNKASDKKVVYFPSCLSRTMGQSSFSQEEKNLYDTTVEVLQKAGFEIILPKELEELCCGMPFSSKGFKKQAEHKSIQLEQALIDASANGEYPILCDTSPCTKKMHESFISDIKIYEPIEFCLDYVVNELELTKIDEPITIHSTCSSRKMGIHEKFINLAKLCANEVIVPTDVKCCGFAGDRGFNFPELNDSALNKLKEQTSKAKLAFSTSKTCEIGLSEHSGLDYNSILYLVNRCSSTKV from the coding sequence ATGTTAGAAGGGAAATACAAGGACTTTTTAGAAAGCATTTCTAAAGATATTGAACATAATAGAATTTTTACAGATAAACTACATACTTTAGTTTATGGAACTGATGCATCATTTTATAGATTACTTCCAAAAATCGTAATAAAAGCAGATAATTCAAATGAAGTACAAGTTATCATAAAAGAAGCATATAAAAGAGAGTTACCAATCACTTTTAGAGCAGGGGGAACATCTTTATCAGGACAAGCAATTAGTGATTCGATTTTGATAATTACATCAAGAAAATTTACTAATTTTAAACTGGCAGAAGATAAAAGTTATATAAGCTTAGAACCAGCAATTACAGGTGAACAAGCAAATAATATATTAAAAGAGTTTAATAAAAAAATAGGACCAGATCCAGCAAGTATAAATGCAGCTATGATAGGTGGAATTGCAGCAAATAATGCTTCAGGTATGTGTTGTGGAACTGCTCAAAACTCATATAAAACACTAAAATCAATAAAACTTATTATGGCAGATGGAACAAGACTAGATACAGCTAGTGAAAAATCAAAAAAAGAGTTTAAAAAAGAGCATGGAAAACTTTTAAATGATTTAAAAGAGTTAGCAAAAATCACTAAAGATAATAAAGAGTTAAGTAAACTTATTGAAAAAAAATATAAGATTAAAAATACATGTGGGTACTCTTTAAATGCTCTTATTGATTATGAAGACGAATTTGATATTTTATCACACCTAATAATTGGAAGTGAAGGGACTTTAGCCTTTATTGAAGAAGTAACGTATAACACAGTTGAAGATTATCCAAATAAAGCAAGTGCTTTAATATTTTTTGAAAATATAAAAGATGCCTGTGATGCTGTAGCAAAAATAAAATTAGCAAAAGATGATAAAAAAATAGTTGTAGATGCTGTTGAACTTATGGATAATAAGGCCTTAAAATCTGTACAAGATAAAGAAGGAATGCCGGAGTATTTAAAAGAGTTTAATAATGAAGTAACAGCTTTATTAGTTGAAACAAGAGCTAGTAAAAAAACACTCTTGACAAAACAAACAAAAGAGATAGAGACTCTTTTAAGTGAATTTACAACTGTAAGAGAGATAGAATTTACTTCAAAAGTAGAAGAATATACACTATTTTGGAAAATAAGAAAAGGTCTTTTCCCTGCTGTGGGAGCTGTACGAAAAATAGGAACAACAGTTATTATTGAAGATGTTGCTTATCCAATAGAGTCTTTATCAGAAGCAACATTAGAACTTCAAAGCTTATTTGAAAAACATGGTTACCATGAAGCACTTATTTTTGGACATGCTTTAGATGGAAACTTTCACTTTGTATTTACTCAAGATTTTAATGATGAAAAAGAGATTAAAAGATACGATGAATTTATGAATGATGTTACTAATTCAGTTGCCTTAAAATACCAAGGAAGCTTAAAAGCAGAGCATGGAACTGGTAGAAATATGGCTGCATTTATAGAGTTAGAATGGGGAAAAGCTGCTTTTAATATGATGGAAAGTATTAAAAATATCTTTGACCCAAGTGGTATTTTAAATCCAGGTGTAATTATAAATCATGATAAACAAGCCCATTTAAAAAACTTAAAACCATTGCCACAAACAAATGATTTAGTTGATACATGTATTGAGTGTGGATTTTGTGAGCCTATGTGTCCATCAAATGCTATTACCTTTACTCCAAGACATAGAATTGTAGCAAATAGAGAAATAAGTAGATTAGAATCAATTGGTGAACAAAAAGAAGCAGATGAGTTAAAAGAAGCGTACGTATATGATGGAATAGAGACTTGTGCAACATGTAGTTTATGTTCAACTGCCTGTCCAGTAGGAATTGATACAGGAGCTCTTACGAAGTATTTAAGACATGAAAGAATAACTCCAACACAAGATAAAATTGCTACATTTATTGCAAATAACTTTTCTACAACACTAAGTGGTATGAGAGTAGGGCTAAAAGGTGCAAACCTTGTTCACAATATAGTAGGAACTTCTTTAATGAGTGGAATGACAAGTAGCTTTAGAAAACTATTAGGAACACCAAAATGGAGTCCTACTTTACCTAGTGGCTTAAGTATAAATAAAAAATTTGTAAATAAAGCAAGTGATAAAAAAGTAGTTTATTTCCCTTCTTGCTTAAGTAGAACTATGGGACAAAGTAGTTTTTCTCAAGAAGAGAAAAACCTATATGATACAACAGTTGAAGTTCTTCAAAAAGCAGGTTTTGAAATTATATTACCAAAAGAGCTTGAAGAGTTATGTTGTGGAATGCCTTTTTCATCAAAAGGATTTAAAAAACAAGCTGAACATAAATCAATACAACTAGAACAAGCATTAATAGATGCAAGTGCTAATGGAGAATATCCAATTCTATGTGATACAAGTCCTTGTACTAAAAAGATGCATGAGAGTTTTATTAGCGATATTAAAATTTATGAACCTATTGAATTTTGTTTAGACTATGTAGTAAATGAATTAGAGCTTACCAAAATAGATGAACCAATAACAATACACTCAACTTGTAGTTCAAGAAAAATGGGTATACATGAAAAATTTATTAATCTTGCAAAACTATGTGCCAATGAAGTAATAGTTCCAACAGATGTAAAATGTTGTGGATTTGCAGGGGATAGAGGATTTAATTTCCCTGAACTAAATGATTCAGCCCTTAATAAACTAAAAGAGCAAACATCAAAAGCAAAACTTGCATTTTCTACATCAAAAACTTGTGAAATAGGATTAAGTGAGCACTCAGGACTTGACTATAACTCAATTTTATATTTGGTAAATAGATGTAGTTCTACTAAAGTTTAA
- the gatB gene encoding Asp-tRNA(Asn)/Glu-tRNA(Gln) amidotransferase subunit GatB, whose translation MFEVIIGLEVHVQLNTNSKLFCSCATSFGEDPNTNVCPTCLGLPGALPVLNKEAVHKAIMLGTALKSKINQKSIFNRKNYFYPDLPSGYQISQFEVPVVGLGELVIDFPDGSQKTIGVTRAHLENDAGKNIHAGAVSHVDLNRAGTPLLEIVSEPDMRTAEEAILYLKKLHSIVRYLGISDANMQEGSFRCDVNVSIRPKGDTNLYTRCEIKNMNSFKFIEKAIAYEVNRHIEAWEDGIHSTEIVQETRLFDPEKGETRSMRGKEDAADYRYFPDPDLRPVIITDEMLEKYSQIPELPDEKKARFVKDYGIKDYDASVITSQLEMANFFEEMLAEGISGKNAVTWLTVELQGRLTDSLATSPVDAKKLATIVKKIEDNTISGKAAKEVLDYLMENDASVDSVIEKLGLKQVSDDGALLTMIDEILANNQDKVEEYKAGKEKMFAFFVGQTMKASKGTANPQKVSELLKQRLA comes from the coding sequence ATGTTTGAAGTAATAATAGGTCTTGAGGTACATGTACAACTGAACACAAATAGTAAACTTTTTTGTTCGTGTGCAACTAGTTTTGGAGAGGATCCAAATACAAATGTATGTCCTACTTGTTTAGGTCTTCCTGGAGCTCTTCCTGTATTAAATAAAGAGGCTGTTCATAAAGCAATTATGTTAGGAACTGCATTAAAATCAAAAATTAATCAAAAATCTATTTTCAATAGAAAAAACTATTTCTATCCTGACCTACCATCTGGTTACCAAATATCTCAATTTGAAGTTCCTGTTGTAGGACTTGGAGAATTAGTTATTGATTTTCCTGATGGAAGCCAAAAAACTATTGGAGTAACACGAGCTCACTTAGAAAATGATGCAGGTAAAAATATCCATGCAGGAGCAGTTTCACATGTGGATTTAAATAGAGCTGGAACACCTTTACTTGAAATAGTTTCAGAACCAGATATGAGAACAGCTGAAGAGGCAATTTTATATCTTAAAAAACTTCACTCAATAGTAAGATACCTTGGAATTAGTGATGCTAATATGCAAGAAGGAAGCTTCAGATGTGATGTTAATGTTTCTATTAGACCAAAAGGTGATACAAATCTTTACACAAGATGTGAAATCAAAAATATGAACTCATTTAAATTTATTGAAAAAGCAATTGCTTATGAAGTAAATAGACATATCGAAGCTTGGGAAGATGGTATTCACTCAACTGAGATAGTACAAGAAACAAGACTATTTGACCCAGAAAAAGGTGAGACTAGATCTATGAGAGGGAAAGAAGATGCTGCTGATTATAGATATTTTCCAGACCCAGATTTAAGACCTGTAATAATTACAGATGAAATGTTAGAAAAATATTCACAAATCCCAGAACTTCCAGATGAGAAAAAAGCTAGATTTGTAAAAGATTATGGAATTAAAGATTATGATGCAAGTGTTATTACAAGTCAACTTGAAATGGCTAATTTCTTTGAAGAGATGTTAGCAGAGGGAATCAGTGGTAAAAATGCAGTTACTTGGTTAACAGTTGAACTACAAGGAAGATTAACAGATTCACTAGCAACATCACCAGTTGATGCTAAAAAACTAGCAACAATAGTTAAAAAAATTGAAGATAATACTATCTCTGGGAAAGCTGCTAAAGAAGTACTTGATTATCTAATGGAAAATGACGCGAGTGTTGATAGTGTCATTGAAAAACTAGGATTAAAACAAGTATCTGATGATGGGGCTTTACTTACTATGATTGATGAAATTTTAGCTAATAACCAAGATAAAGTCGAAGAATATAAAGCAGGAAAAGAAAAGATGTTTGCTTTCTTTGTAGGTCAAACTATGAAAGCTAGTAAAGGTACTGCAAATCCTCAAAAAGTAAGTGAACTTTTAAAACAAAGATTAGCATAA
- a CDS encoding response regulator transcription factor, which yields MKILLLEDNTKLSQTISKRLALKGYKVDSFSDGQKAYDSISNGYNCFLLDINVPNIDGIKILKKIRDYYTEVPIIIISSTVELDIIKEAYDYGCNDYLKKPFFIDELEIKIEKLCKITNTIIMFDQNYYFDFKSSLLKIEDQEVRLTKKERLLLNLFVTKKNEVITYVAIENYVWEGNFVTLESIRSLIRRLRKILIKDYIHTVVDTGYIFKI from the coding sequence ATGAAAATCTTACTCTTAGAAGATAATACAAAACTTAGCCAAACCATATCTAAAAGACTAGCATTAAAAGGTTATAAAGTCGATTCTTTTTCTGATGGGCAAAAAGCATATGATTCTATATCAAATGGTTATAATTGTTTTTTATTGGATATAAATGTTCCAAATATTGATGGAATTAAAATACTAAAAAAGATTAGAGATTACTACACAGAAGTACCTATTATCATAATTAGTTCTACTGTTGAACTTGATATTATTAAAGAAGCTTATGATTATGGCTGTAATGATTATCTTAAAAAACCTTTTTTCATAGATGAATTAGAAATAAAAATTGAAAAACTATGTAAAATCACAAATACAATTATTATGTTTGACCAAAATTATTACTTTGATTTTAAATCCTCTTTATTAAAAATAGAGGATCAAGAAGTAAGACTTACAAAAAAAGAGCGACTTCTTTTAAATCTTTTTGTAACTAAAAAAAATGAAGTAATCACTTATGTAGCAATTGAGAACTATGTTTGGGAAGGTAACTTTGTTACACTAGAATCAATAAGAAGTTTAATAAGACGTCTTAGAAAAATTCTAATAAAAGATTATATTCATACAGTCGTTGATACGGGTTATATATTTAAAATATAA
- a CDS encoding MarR family winged helix-turn-helix transcriptional regulator, with translation MNDIKKVSLPHKVAQTAYKINQSLSKVLIDFDIAPEQRVILEVIDKNKKVSQNELSQYLKKDKTTVSRTLDVIERKGYIVRKYTNEDKRIKFITLTSFGKEALDKTEKTVNLFREKTLNNFSKEEIDTFYHFLEKLTLNIESEE, from the coding sequence ATGAATGACATAAAAAAGGTATCTCTTCCTCATAAAGTTGCACAAACTGCATATAAAATAAATCAATCTTTATCAAAAGTTTTAATAGATTTTGATATTGCTCCAGAACAAAGAGTAATCCTTGAAGTTATTGATAAGAACAAAAAAGTTTCACAAAATGAATTAAGCCAATACTTAAAAAAAGACAAAACTACAGTATCTAGAACTTTAGATGTGATTGAAAGAAAAGGTTATATTGTAAGAAAATATACAAATGAAGATAAAAGAATAAAGTTTATTACCTTGACTTCTTTTGGTAAAGAGGCTTTAGATAAAACAGAAAAAACAGTTAACTTATTTAGAGAAAAAACTTTAAATAATTTTTCTAAAGAAGAGATAGATACCTTTTATCATTTTTTAGAAAAACTTACATTAAATATTGAAAGTGAAGAATAA
- a CDS encoding TRAP transporter small permease subunit — MLLKLEKGFDKFADFIGTITSFTIVLMILNVFYDVIMRYFFRDGSIAMQEMEWHLFSVVILLGMSYTLKEDGHVRVDLIYDRLTDRKKAMINMVGVITFILPIAILVGLSSINNAHEAYLSMEQSGDPGGLPYRWIVKSLIPLSFLLLIITSIGYFIKNLNIYKGLHPSDDYNLKGEISNLKCDLEQHKFHTIDIDERGDSK; from the coding sequence ATGCTGTTAAAATTAGAAAAAGGTTTCGATAAATTTGCTGATTTTATTGGAACTATAACTTCTTTTACTATAGTACTTATGATTTTAAATGTCTTTTATGATGTAATCATGAGATACTTTTTTAGAGATGGAAGTATAGCAATGCAAGAGATGGAGTGGCATCTCTTCTCTGTAGTTATACTTTTAGGAATGTCATATACTTTAAAAGAAGATGGACATGTAAGAGTAGACTTAATTTATGATAGATTAACTGATAGAAAAAAAGCTATGATTAATATGGTTGGTGTTATTACTTTTATATTACCAATAGCAATACTTGTAGGATTAAGTTCAATTAATAATGCTCACGAAGCATACTTATCAATGGAACAAAGTGGCGATCCGGGAGGATTACCTTATAGATGGATTGTAAAATCTTTAATTCCTTTATCATTTTTACTTTTAATAATAACATCAATTGGTTATTTTATTAAAAATTTAAATATCTACAAAGGACTTCACCCATCAGATGATTATAACTTAAAAGGTGAAATATCAAATCTAAAATGTGATTTAGAACAACATAAATTTCATACTATTGATATTGATGAAAGAGGGGATTCTAAATGA
- a CDS encoding peptidylprolyl isomerase: protein MKDKQIKLFAKRVLFTLMATFTFSNAQMIDALALTVNDEPITTSDINQKMAETHLKKADAVSELIDQILYKQELEKQNITVDIFEVNDYLEKLAASNGMDLYTFKSILRQKNKNFDEFEAQTKKELMKKKLAAKLIRGNIPVATEEDLKIYYDNNKSMFTTASKINVTQYASKNKRSLIIMSQNPMALLNDVVKKDFTLEQDKLNPQLKFLLNDTKDGSFTPIFTADRTFVMFFVKSKSGVTTLKFDEVKEKIFNALMGEREQKFLKEYFEKLKLTADIKVIR from the coding sequence ATGAAAGATAAGCAAATTAAACTTTTTGCTAAAAGAGTTCTTTTTACTTTGATGGCAACATTTACATTTTCAAATGCACAAATGATAGATGCTTTGGCCTTAACAGTAAATGATGAACCAATAACTACAAGTGATATAAATCAAAAAATGGCAGAAACACATTTGAAAAAAGCAGATGCTGTGAGTGAACTAATTGACCAAATTTTGTATAAACAAGAACTTGAAAAACAAAATATAACAGTTGATATTTTTGAAGTTAATGATTATTTGGAAAAACTAGCTGCTTCTAATGGTATGGATTTATATACATTTAAATCAATCCTAAGACAAAAAAATAAAAACTTTGATGAGTTTGAAGCTCAAACAAAAAAAGAGCTGATGAAGAAAAAACTTGCAGCAAAACTAATACGTGGAAATATTCCCGTTGCTACAGAAGAAGATTTAAAAATTTATTATGACAATAACAAATCAATGTTTACAACGGCATCAAAAATAAATGTAACACAATATGCTAGTAAAAATAAAAGATCTTTAATAATAATGTCTCAAAATCCAATGGCACTTTTAAATGATGTTGTAAAAAAAGACTTTACTTTAGAGCAAGATAAGTTAAATCCACAATTAAAATTCCTTTTAAATGATACAAAAGATGGTAGTTTTACACCAATTTTTACAGCAGATAGAACTTTTGTAATGTTTTTTGTAAAAAGTAAAAGTGGAGTTACTACTTTAAAATTTGATGAAGTAAAAGAAAAAATCTTTAATGCATTAATGGGTGAAAGAGAACAAAAATTCTTAAAAGAGTATTTTGAAAAATTAAAATTAACAGCTGATATAAAAGTGATAAGATAA
- a CDS encoding NAD(P)H-dependent glycerol-3-phosphate dehydrogenase, producing MGKIAVIGAGKWGQALHFALSLKQEVYISSRTKKDIKNFVDLETAMECEYLIIAIPAQEIKKWLKENFTYKGQKILVASKGIEASSGKFLNEIYEKFVPNKNIGFISGPSFAAEVIKALPAAIVINSKSKKLYDEFSKFFPEYLKTYHSKDVIGAEIAGAYKNVLAIASGICDGLKLGNNARASLISRGLVEMARFGKEFGAKKSTFLGLSGAGDLFLTASSTMSRNYRVGLGLALNKKLEDILEELGEVAEGVKTAEAIYGLSKEHNIYTPIANEVKKILNGKEPIDSLKDLLKS from the coding sequence ATGGGAAAAATTGCAGTTATAGGAGCTGGGAAATGGGGACAAGCCTTACATTTTGCTCTTAGTTTAAAACAAGAAGTTTATATAAGCTCAAGAACAAAAAAAGATATTAAGAACTTTGTTGATTTAGAAACTGCAATGGAGTGTGAATACCTAATTATTGCTATTCCTGCCCAAGAGATAAAAAAATGGCTAAAAGAAAACTTTACTTATAAAGGGCAAAAAATACTTGTGGCATCAAAAGGAATTGAAGCTTCTAGTGGAAAATTTCTTAATGAGATATATGAAAAGTTTGTACCAAACAAAAATATTGGTTTTATCTCAGGTCCTTCCTTTGCAGCAGAAGTTATAAAAGCCCTACCAGCAGCAATAGTTATAAATTCAAAATCAAAAAAACTATATGATGAATTTAGCAAGTTTTTTCCAGAATACTTAAAAACTTACCACTCAAAAGATGTTATTGGTGCAGAAATAGCAGGTGCCTATAAAAATGTTTTAGCCATAGCAAGTGGTATTTGTGATGGTTTAAAACTTGGTAATAATGCAAGAGCCTCTTTGATTTCAAGGGGTTTAGTTGAAATGGCAAGATTTGGTAAAGAGTTTGGAGCAAAAAAATCTACTTTTTTAGGACTAAGTGGAGCAGGGGATCTGTTTTTAACAGCTAGTTCTACTATGAGTAGAAATTATAGAGTAGGACTTGGACTTGCCCTTAATAAAAAACTTGAAGACATTTTAGAAGAACTAGGAGAAGTGGCAGAAGGTGTTAAAACAGCCGAAGCTATATATGGACTATCAAAAGAGCACAATATCTATACTCCAATAGCAAATGAAGTAAAAAAAATACTTAATGGTAAAGAGCCAATAGATAGTTTAAAAGATTTGTTAAAAAGCTAA